In a single window of the Gossypium hirsutum isolate 1008001.06 chromosome A13, Gossypium_hirsutum_v2.1, whole genome shotgun sequence genome:
- the LOC107893927 gene encoding uncharacterized protein, with translation MENFMKQMRGRFSGAEHGKTEESSSIRNQRMPPQKTRSFKAERTQNWFGKPFSGKMTSWNDDSNHKPEQVLAVAAAAATYVINSIAEPSIQDQKKTSAGLGPSLTRDKSRKEDKSFSTSKPGTVSKQFSGKGSTKGSGSAESKVAVPDGMDDNETKSAPSLKRPLTFADYLGNTSITKQRSSSKPDMLSSQTESAALKPDVSTIKPASTAPKPDHPAIRTAAGRPEEPPTIEPRPETEQTKAEDWEKDEMAKIKERYKKLNSTILAWEEKKKKKAKNKLDRTESGLERKRARALLKFKNEMEYIKQAVDGARAQAEASQKKDELKAKEKANIIRKTGEVPRACFCC, from the exons ATGGAGAATTTTATGAAGCAGATGAg GGGGAGATTTTCTGGTGCCGAACATGGAAAAACAGAGGAGTCGAGCAGTATTAGAAACCAACGGATGCCACCACAAAAAACTCGATCTTTCAAAGCAG AGAGAACTCAAAACTGGTTTGGAAAACCATTTTCTGGCAAAATGACGAGTTGGAATGACGACTCAAACCATAAACCAGAGCAAGTACTTGCAGTTGCAGCTGCAGCTGCTACATATGTCATTAACTCAATTGCAGAACCAAGCATCCAGGACCAGAAGAAGACCAGTGCAGGTCTTGGACCCTCTTTGACCAGAGATAAGAGCAGAAAGGAAGATAAGTCATTTTCAACATCGAAACCTGGCACTGTATCCAAACAATTCTCAG GCAAGGGTTCGACAAAAGGTTCAGGAAGTGCAGAAAGTAAAGTGGCAGTGCCTGATGGCATGGATGATAACGAAACTAAATCTGCTCCATCACTTAAAAGACCTCTTACTTTTGCAGATTACTTAGGCAACACTAGCATTACGAAACAAAGAAGTTCTTCTAAACCTGATATGCTTTCCAGTCAAACAGAAAGTGCAGCACTAAAACCTGATGTCTCCACCATAAAACCAGCAAGCACAGCACCAAAACCTGATCATCCTGCCATTAGAACTGCAGCAGGAAGACCTGAGGAGCCTCCTACCATAGAGCCAAGGCCAGAAACAGAGCAGACAAAAGCAGAGGATTGGGAGAAGGATGAGATGGCCAAGATCAAAGAACG GTATAAGAAGTTGAATAGCACTATACTTGCCTgggaggaaaagaagaagaagaaagccaAGAACAAGCTGGACAGAACAGAG AGTGGATTAGAGCGAAAGAGAGCACGGGcattactaaaatttaaaaatgaaatggaATATATCAAACAAGCTGTGGATGGAGCAAGAGCACAGGCAGAGGCGAGCCAGAAAAAAGATGAGCTTAAAGCAAAGGAAAAGGCAAATATAATTAGAAAAACAGGAGAGGTTCCAAGGGCATGCTTCTGCTGCTGA
- the LOC107893928 gene encoding uncharacterized protein: protein MWGFASNAIASIGLKNSKESSRACSEFSDDDVCSNGSRDEGLECPICWESFNIVENVPYVLWCGHTLCQNCILGLQPAVLKLPTSQFEIPLFVSCPWCHLLSLRLVYKGNLKFPSKNFFLLWMIESLNGDRYGVVRRASPGDNQCNLMLGNQASSGVVRRELYAHGSQQIRSGDNGGSSNVERHHRFSLYKSLYFFVHLTTKFPLVIMLLLIVFFAIPGSVVILLLYLLVTVVFAVPSLLVMYFAFPMLNRLVREIAS, encoded by the coding sequence ATGTGGGGTTTTGCTTCTAACGCCATTGCAAGCATTGGGTTAAAGAATTCAAAAGAGTCGAGTCGAGCTTGTTCCGAGTTTTCAGACGATGATGTATGTTCTAATGGTAGTAGAGATGAAGGGTTGGAATGTCCCATTTGTTGGGAATCTTTCAACATCGTTGAGAATGTTCCTTATGTTTTATGGTGCGGTCATACCCTTTGCCAAAACTGCATCTTGGGGCTTCAACCTGCTGTTTTGAAACTCCCCACTTCTCAATTCGAGATCCCTTTGTTCGTTTCTTGCCCATGGTGCCACTTGCTATCGCTCCGCCTTGTTTATAAAGGGAACCTCAAGTTCCCTAGCAAGAATTTCTTCCTTCTATGGATGATTGAGAGCTTGAATGGTGATAGATATGGTGTTGTGAGGAGAGCTTCGCCTGGGGATAATCAGTGTAATCTAATGCTGGGAAATCAAGCTAGCAGTGGTGTTGTTAGGAGGGAGTTATATGCTCATGGTTCTCAACAAATTCGGTCTGGAGATAATGGTGGCAGTAGTAACGTGGAGAGGCATCATCGTTTCTCACTTTATAAGTCGTTGTATTTCTTTGTTCACCTTACAACCAAGTTCCCATTGGTCATCATGCTCCTTTTGATTGTTTTCTTTGCAATACCAGGGAGTGTTGTTATCTTATTACTTTACTTACTGGTGACGGTTGTTTTTGCTGTCCCGTCTTTGTTGGTGATGTACTTTGCATTCCCTATGTTGAATAGGTTGGTAAGAGAAATAGCCTCATGA